The Dehalobacter sp. DCM sequence AGTCGGCAGAAAGAATTGTTGATACGGCGAAGAGAACGGGTGCCAGTGTTAACGGCCCGATTCCGCTGCCAACAGAAAAAAGTATTTACACCATTCTGCGTTCTCCACACGTGAATAAGGATTCCCGCGAGCAGTTTGAAATGCGGACTCATAAGAGATTGATCGATATCATTGATCCGACATCAAAAACCGTTGATGCATTGATGCGCTTAGATCTTCCCTCTGGTGTAGATATCGAAATTAAATTATAATTCTACTGGTATTTGCCAAACATTTGTGGTATAATAGATATGTTTGTGGCGCGAAACACCCGGGGGTGTGGAACATCCGGGGAATCGCAGTT is a genomic window containing:
- the rpsJ gene encoding 30S ribosomal protein S10 translates to MNQKIRIRLKAFDHKTLDQSAERIVDTAKRTGASVNGPIPLPTEKSIYTILRSPHVNKDSREQFEMRTHKRLIDIIDPTSKTVDALMRLDLPSGVDIEIKL